From the Bradyrhizobium ontarionense genome, the window TACGAAGCGCATCGCTGCGACCGTCGTGATCGGCTATGCGTTGATCACCCTGGTGCCGCTGCTCTGGATCTTCATGACGGGATTCAAGTCGCCGTCGGATGCGATCGCCTATCCGCCCAAGCTCGTCGCCGAGCCGACCCCGGAGGGCTATTGCAACCTGTTCACGACGCGGACGCGGCAGACGCCGGAGTACATGGCCAAGCTGCCGCCGGCCGCCAGCCTGTGCGACCGCGTCTCGCGCGGCCGCAACATGGTGGTCGCGGGCCCGTCGAACTACATCCCGCGCTACATCAACTCGCTGGTGATTGCGTTCGGTTCGACCGCGCTGTCGGTCGTGCTCGGCACGCTCGCGGCCTACGCGTTCTCGCGCTTCAAGGTGCCGTTGAAGGACGATCTCATGTTCTTCATCCTGTCGACGCGGATGATGCCGCCGATCGCGGTCGCTATCCCGATCTACCTGATGTATCGCGAGCTCGGCCTGTCCGACACCCGGCTCGGCATGATCCTGCTCTACACGTCCGTCAACATCTCGCTCGCGGTCTGGCTGCTCAAGGGCTTCATGGACGAGATCCCGCGCGAATACGAGGACGCGGCGATGGTCGACGGCTATACGCGGCTGCAGGCCTTCTTCAAGGTGGTGCTGCCGCAGGCCACCACCGGCATCGTCGCCACCGCGATCTTCTGCCTGATCTTCGCCTGGAACGAATATGCCTTCGCGGTGCTTCTGACGTCGGGCACGGCGCAGACCGCGCCGCCCTTCATTCCGATCATCATCGGCGAGGGCGGCCAGGACTGGCCGGCGGTCGCGGCGGGCACCACGCTGTTCCTGATCCCGATCGTCGTGTTCACCGTGCTGCTGCGGAAGCATCTGTTGCGCGGCATCACCTTCGGAGCGGTGCGCAAATGAGCGGATCTCCTCAAAACATCCCTGCCGACGTCGCCACCACGCGCTGGCCGCGGGCGCTGCGGCGTGGCCCGATGGAGACGCTGGCGACGATCCTGATTGCGGCGGGCGTGCTGATGCTGCTGCAGCCGTTTGCGCTGGTGCTCTACACGTATTCGTTCGTCACCACGCTCGCCGGCGTCGTGATGTTCACCATCGTTTCCAAGTTTCCGGACTGACGCCATGGCCGAGATCCGGATCGAAAACCTGTTCAAGCAGTTCGGCGGCTTCGCTGCGGTGCGCGGTACCAGCTTCACCATCGCCGATGGCGAGTTCTTCTGCCTGCTCGGTCCATCCGGCTGCGGCAAGACCACGACCTTGCGCATGATTGCCGGGCTCGAGCTGCCGACGTCGGGCACGATCAGCTTGGGAGGCGAGGATGTCACCTTTCGCCGCGCCCGCGAGCGCGACATCGCCATGGTGTTCCAGCTGTTCGCACTCTATCCGCACATGAACGTCCGCAGGAACATCGCCTTTCCGCTGGTCTCGATGGGCGTGCCGAAACCTGAGATCAAGCGGCGTGTCGAGGAGGCCGCGCGCATCCTGCGTATCGATCATTTGATCGATCGGCCGGTCAGCGGCCTGTCGAGCGGCGATCGCCAGCGCGTGGCGCTCGGCCGCGCCATCGTGCGCGAGCCCAAGGCGTTTCTGATGGATGAGCCGCTCGGCGCGCTCGACGCCGAGTTCCGCCATATCATGTGCGGCGAGCTGCGCGCGCTGCACGATCGCCTCAGGGCCACCACCGTGTTCGTCACCCATGATCAGCTCGAAGCGATGTCGATGGCCGACAAGATCGCGGTGATGAATCGCGGTGTGGTCGAGCAGCTCGGGACCCCGCAGGAGATCTATGACCGTCCCGCCACGATGTTTGTTGCCGACTTCATCGGCTCGCCGGCCATGAACTTCATCCGCTTCGAGGACAGGCTCGCAGCCGGAGCCAACAGTGTCCGCATCGACGGTGCGGAGATCGGCGTGCCCGAGCTGCGCGAGGATGCCGAGACGAGCGAGCTGGTGCTCGGGGTCCGGCCGGAGCAGGTGACGCTGACGGATCAGGGTGGCCTGCGCGGTGAGGTGTTCGGCGCCGAATATCTCGGCACCACCCAGATCATCACCATCACGACGGCGCACGGCATGGTGAAGGCGCGCGCTCCCGCCACTCAGCGCGTACAGCGGGCCGAACCCGTCGGCATCACGTTTCGCGCCGACCGGCTGTCGCTGTTCGACGGCACCACGGGGCGTGCGATCCGTACGGCACTTTACGAGCAGCCGGTGAGGGGACGCCGCCATGGCTGAGACGCGCCTCAACGCCGTCAGCAAATCCTTCGGCACCAAGCCCGCGGTGCAGGATCTCTCGCTGACCATCCGCGACGGCGAGCTCGTGGTGCTGCTCGGGCCGACCGGCGCCGGCAAGACCACGACGTTACGCTTGGTCGCAGGTCTCGAGGTGCCCGACAACGGCACCGTCACGATCGGCGGCGTCGACCAGACCCGCGCGACGCCGGCGGCGCGCGACGTCACCTTCGTGTTCCAGCAATATTCGCTCTATCCGCATCTGTCGGTGTACGACAATCTCGCTTTCCCGCTGCGCTCGCCGGTGCGCAGGACGCCGGAGCCCGAGATCAAGCGCATCGTCGCCGAGATCGCGGCGATGCTGCGGATCGAGGACAAGCTCGGCAACCGCGCCACCCAGCTCTCGGGCGGCCAGATGCAGCGCGTCGCCATCGGCCGCGCGCTGGTGCGCAGGCCCGCGATCGCGCTGCTCGACGAGCCGCTCTCATCACTGGATGCCAAGCTGCGTGCCGAGCTGCGCATCGAGCTCAAGCGCATCCAGCAGGATCTCGGCGCCACCATGCTCTACGTCACCCACGACCAGATCGAGGCGATGACCCTGGCCAACCGCATCGGCGTCATCGACCAGGGCCGGCTGGTGCAGGTCGGCAGTCCGCGCGAGATCTACGAGGATCCGGCCAACACCTATGTCGCGACCCGGCTCGGCAGCCCCGGCATCAATCTGTTGCCGCGCGGGTTGTTTCCGGATCTCGCTGTTCCCGGCGACGTCACGACGATCGGCGCGCGCACCGAGCACATGACGGTCCGCCGCGCGGGCAACGGTGCGGATGCGCGGGTGAAGTGGATCGAGCATCTCGGCGACCAGAATCATCTGCATATCACGTTACGGGACCAGAAGATCGTCAGCCTGGTCGAGCCGGATACGGAATTGAAAGTCGGCGACGCCGTCGCTATCGAGTTCACCCGGCCGCTGCTGTTCGACCGGGTTGGCCAGCGGGTGAGATGAGGCATGGACCAGGACTTCAAGCGCAGACTGATCATGGCGATGGCCGATGCCATCATCGCCCATGCCGAGGAGTTGACGGCGCTGGATTCCGCAATCGGCGATGGCGACCATGGTCTCAACATGAAGCGCGGCTTCGAAGCCGTGCTCGCCGATGCCGACAACATCACGGCCAAGCCGTTGCCGGATGCGTTGAAGGCGATCGGCATGACGCTGGTGATGAAGGTCGGCGGCGCCTCCGGTCCGCTCTACGGCACGCTCGCGATGGGCCTCGGCAAGGCGCTGCCGCCGGAGCCATCGGTCGCTGACGCCGCGGCCGCGCTCGACCGCGCCATCGCGGACGTCAAGGCGCGCGGCAAATCCGAGGCCGGTCAGAAGACCATGCTCGACGTGCTGATCCCGGTGCAGGTCGCTTTTGCCGCTGGCGGTGAAGATCTTGCAACTCGGTTGCCTGCCGTCGCCGCTGAAGCGGCCGATGCCACCGTGCCGATGAAGGCGATCCGCGGCCGCGCCTCGTTTCTCGGCGAGCGTTCGATCGGGCACATGGATCCCGGCGCGCGCTCGTCCAGTCTGCTGGTGCAGGCGATCTGCAGCGTATTCAATGAGGCCTGATCATGAGTGAGCAGAAGAATGTCGGCATCGTCATCGTGTCGCATTCCGCCAAGGTGGCGGAAGGCGCGGCCGACATGGTCAGGCAGATGGTCGGCGACAGCGTGCCGCTCGCCGCGGTCGGCGGCAATGCCGATGGCGGGCTCGGCACCGACGTCGGCGCCATCATGGGCGCAATCGACAAGGCCTGGTCGGAATCTGGTGTCGCCATCCTGGTCGATCTCGGCGGCGCCGAGACCAACAGCGAGATGGCGATCGAGATGATGCCGGAGACGCGGCGCGACCGCATCGTGATCTGCAATGCGCCGCTGGTCGAGGGCGCGGTCATGGCGGCGACGGAGGCCTCGGGCGGGTCGCCGCTCGATGCCGTGCGCGCGACCGCTGAAGAGCTGATGGGCGGATGAGCGGGAATTGCAGCGGGAACGACAATGGCTGACGGTGGAGAGATCGGCATGCAGGAAGTGAAGGCGCATGCGCTGTTGATCAACGAGGTCGGGCTGCATGCGCGCCCCTCGGTCAAGCTCACCCAGCTCGCCAAGCGCTTTGCGTCGACCGTCGAAGTCGCGATTGCGGCCGACGGGCCGTGGACCGACGCCAAGAGCCCGGTGAAGATCATGCGCGTCAAGGCGGCCAAGGGCGAGACGCTGTATATGCGGGCGAACGGCACGGATGCGGAGGCCGCCGTCGGCGCGCTGGTCGGGCTGGTCAACCGCAAGTTCGACGAGGAGTGACGATGGAGCGGCGCATCTCCGGCCGTGCGGCGTCGGACGGGCTGGCGATCGGGCCGTCGGCGATGCTGCGTGCGCTCGATGGCGCCAGCAGGCCGAAGGGCTCCATCGCGGAGGAGCATGCGGCTCTGGCCGCGGCGGTTGTGCGCGCACGCGAGGCCGTTGCTGAACTGATTGGCCGGCTCGCCGGCGATGCCGCCGAGCTGATCGGCTTTCAGCTCGCGCTGCTCGAAGACGACGCGTTGACGGAAACGGCGTATGCGCAGATCGAGGCTGGTGTCGCGGCTGATGCCGCCTGGCGCGCGGCAATGGCCGAGGAAATCGCGGGCTACGAGGCGGCCGACGACGAATATTTCCGCGCTCGCGCCAGCGATCTCACCGACATCAGGGATCGCGTGCTGCGGCATCTGTTCGGCCTCGCTGACGACGGCCAACTGCCGGACGGCGCGATCGTGGTCGCGCGCGACCTCGTGCCGTCGGCCTTCCTCGGCATCGACTGGTCGAAGGGTGGCGGCATCGCGCTCGGCGAGGGCAGCCCGACCAGCCACGTCGCGATGCTGGCGCGCGGCCGCGGCGTGCCGATGGTGGTCGGGCTCGGTCAGGATTGGGAGAGTCTCGACGGCACATTGCTTGTGGATGGAGGCCGCGGCTTTGTCATCGTTGATCCCGGCGTGAGGCAGATCGCCGATGCGCAGACGGAGGGCGAGGCGCTCACGCGCCGCAAGGCCGGCGCGGTGGCGCGCCAGCACGAGCCGGCGCTGACGCGCGACGGCACGGCCGTTGCCGTCCTCGTCAACATCTCCGGTCCGGCCGATATGACGGTGCTGCCGGCCGCAGCCTGCGACGGCGTCGGGCTGGCGCGCACGGAATTCCTCACTGCCAACGTGCTTCACGACGAGGAGGCGCAGTATCGCGCCTATGCCGAGCTGATGCGCTGGGCCGACGGCCGTCCGGTCACGATCCGCACGCTCGATGCCGGCGGCGACAAGCCGATCCCGGGCTACACCATCGACGGCGAGAGCAATCCGTTTCTCGGCCTGCGCGGCCTCCGCCTGTCGCTGCGCCATCCCGAGATCTTCCGCGTCCAGCTACGGGCGCTTGCCCGCGCCGCGGTGCTTGGGCCGCTCAAGGTGATGTTGCCGATGGTGACCAATGCCGCCGAGTTGGACGCCGCGCGCGGGCATCTGCGCGACGTGCTCGCTGAGCTCGCCGATAGCCATGTCGCCTTTGCCGAGCCGGCCTTCGGCATGATGGTCGAGGTGCCGGCTGCGGCACTCGCTGCGCAGGATTTCGCTGCCGACTTCTTCTCGATCGGCACCAATGATCTCACCCAATATGCCACCGCCGCCTCGCGCGACGGCGCCGAGGTCGCCGACTACGCCGACGTGCTGCA encodes:
- a CDS encoding carbohydrate ABC transporter permease yields the protein MTGLATAHSVVDPSPLTKRIAATVVIGYALITLVPLLWIFMTGFKSPSDAIAYPPKLVAEPTPEGYCNLFTTRTRQTPEYMAKLPPAASLCDRVSRGRNMVVAGPSNYIPRYINSLVIAFGSTALSVVLGTLAAYAFSRFKVPLKDDLMFFILSTRMMPPIAVAIPIYLMYRELGLSDTRLGMILLYTSVNISLAVWLLKGFMDEIPREYEDAAMVDGYTRLQAFFKVVLPQATTGIVATAIFCLIFAWNEYAFAVLLTSGTAQTAPPFIPIIIGEGGQDWPAVAAGTTLFLIPIVVFTVLLRKHLLRGITFGAVRK
- a CDS encoding ABC transporter ATP-binding protein; this encodes MAEIRIENLFKQFGGFAAVRGTSFTIADGEFFCLLGPSGCGKTTTLRMIAGLELPTSGTISLGGEDVTFRRARERDIAMVFQLFALYPHMNVRRNIAFPLVSMGVPKPEIKRRVEEAARILRIDHLIDRPVSGLSSGDRQRVALGRAIVREPKAFLMDEPLGALDAEFRHIMCGELRALHDRLRATTVFVTHDQLEAMSMADKIAVMNRGVVEQLGTPQEIYDRPATMFVADFIGSPAMNFIRFEDRLAAGANSVRIDGAEIGVPELREDAETSELVLGVRPEQVTLTDQGGLRGEVFGAEYLGTTQIITITTAHGMVKARAPATQRVQRAEPVGITFRADRLSLFDGTTGRAIRTALYEQPVRGRRHG
- a CDS encoding ABC transporter ATP-binding protein, whose amino-acid sequence is MAETRLNAVSKSFGTKPAVQDLSLTIRDGELVVLLGPTGAGKTTTLRLVAGLEVPDNGTVTIGGVDQTRATPAARDVTFVFQQYSLYPHLSVYDNLAFPLRSPVRRTPEPEIKRIVAEIAAMLRIEDKLGNRATQLSGGQMQRVAIGRALVRRPAIALLDEPLSSLDAKLRAELRIELKRIQQDLGATMLYVTHDQIEAMTLANRIGVIDQGRLVQVGSPREIYEDPANTYVATRLGSPGINLLPRGLFPDLAVPGDVTTIGARTEHMTVRRAGNGADARVKWIEHLGDQNHLHITLRDQKIVSLVEPDTELKVGDAVAIEFTRPLLFDRVGQRVR
- the dhaL gene encoding dihydroxyacetone kinase subunit DhaL; amino-acid sequence: MDQDFKRRLIMAMADAIIAHAEELTALDSAIGDGDHGLNMKRGFEAVLADADNITAKPLPDALKAIGMTLVMKVGGASGPLYGTLAMGLGKALPPEPSVADAAAALDRAIADVKARGKSEAGQKTMLDVLIPVQVAFAAGGEDLATRLPAVAAEAADATVPMKAIRGRASFLGERSIGHMDPGARSSSLLVQAICSVFNEA
- the dhaM gene encoding dihydroxyacetone kinase phosphoryl donor subunit DhaM; the protein is MSEQKNVGIVIVSHSAKVAEGAADMVRQMVGDSVPLAAVGGNADGGLGTDVGAIMGAIDKAWSESGVAILVDLGGAETNSEMAIEMMPETRRDRIVICNAPLVEGAVMAATEASGGSPLDAVRATAEELMGG
- a CDS encoding HPr family phosphocarrier protein, with the protein product MADGGEIGMQEVKAHALLINEVGLHARPSVKLTQLAKRFASTVEVAIAADGPWTDAKSPVKIMRVKAAKGETLYMRANGTDAEAAVGALVGLVNRKFDEE
- the ptsP gene encoding phosphoenolpyruvate--protein phosphotransferase, whose translation is MERRISGRAASDGLAIGPSAMLRALDGASRPKGSIAEEHAALAAAVVRAREAVAELIGRLAGDAAELIGFQLALLEDDALTETAYAQIEAGVAADAAWRAAMAEEIAGYEAADDEYFRARASDLTDIRDRVLRHLFGLADDGQLPDGAIVVARDLVPSAFLGIDWSKGGGIALGEGSPTSHVAMLARGRGVPMVVGLGQDWESLDGTLLVDGGRGFVIVDPGVRQIADAQTEGEALTRRKAGAVARQHEPALTRDGTAVAVLVNISGPADMTVLPAAACDGVGLARTEFLTANVLHDEEAQYRAYAELMRWADGRPVTIRTLDAGGDKPIPGYTIDGESNPFLGLRGLRLSLRHPEIFRVQLRALARAAVLGPLKVMLPMVTNAAELDAARGHLRDVLAELADSHVAFAEPAFGMMVEVPAAALAAQDFAADFFSIGTNDLTQYATAASRDGAEVADYADVLHPGVLAMIAHVVRAGRARSVEVSVCGDAAGDVRAIPALLAAGVRALSVSPGLLPLVKAAVREIDLAKLAEGA